A single genomic interval of Carassius carassius chromosome 24, fCarCar2.1, whole genome shotgun sequence harbors:
- the LOC132103246 gene encoding calpain-7-like produces the protein MDCTTLELDAIKFAKSAVLHDQKGKYNEAVFYYKEAAQALIYAGMAGSNLESIQDKVNEYLERVQTLLSAVQAQSTDPLKSKHQLDLERAYFLVTQAFEEDEKENTDEAIELYTQAVELCIQASNETSDQALQGKLKQLARQALDRAEGLKDSLSKQANQDKPIFSASKGPAQVRQFFPLGPDFSLHDKSQPVRAVQSSEPQGQRYTVEEIEVLRKTSKINGIEYVPFMSVDLRERFAFPVPFSDKCGKLALSPKQKAIFSRWVRPDDICNNPTMIYTVSSFSIKQTVVSDCSFIASLAISAAYERRYNKKLITSIIYPQNRKGEPEYNPCGKYMVKLHINGVPRKVIIDDFLPVDRNGELLCSYSSNRNELWVSLIEKAYMKVMGGYDFPGSNSNIDLHALTGWIPERIAMHSDNQSFNKDDTFRMLYQRFHRGDVLITTATGVMTEEEGEKWGLVPTHAYAVLDIREHKGKRFLQLKNPWSHLRWKGRYSERDEKNWTPDLLKYLNFDPKTAQKFDNGVFWIIWEDLCQYYDVIYLSWSPALFKESSCIHSSWDGKQGPVKDAYSLANNPQYKLEVQCPQGGAAVWVLLNRHITDKDDFAQNREFITLVVYKTNGKKVYYPAEPPPYIDGIRINSPHYLTKIKLTSPGTHAFTLVVSQYEKQNTINYTLRVYSVCKFNFSKIPTPFTQTKRINGQWKGASAGGCGNYRDTFKNNPICQFSMDKAGPLLIELRGSRQYSVGFEVVTVSSAGESGSSEKRGSGDYRCGFCYMEVENLPAGIYNVIPSTFLPKQEGPFFLDFSSATPLRVSQLQ, from the exons ATGGATTGTACAACTCTTGAACTCGATGCTATTAAATTTGCCAAATCAGCTGTACTGCATGATCAGAAGGGGAAATACAATGAAGCTGTTTTCTACTATAAG GAGGCTGCCCAGGCTCTCATCTATGCAGGCATGGCTGGATCCAATCTAGAGAGCATCCAAGATAAGGTGAACGAGTACCTGGAAAGAGTACAGACCCTGCTCAGTGCCG TTCAAGCACAGAGCACTGACCCGCTGAAGAGTAAACATCAGCTAGATCTGGAGAGGGCGTACTTCCTGGTGACACAGGCTTTTGAAGAAGATGAGAAGGAAAACACAGATGAGGCCATTGAGCTCTATACACAGGCTGTGGAGCTGTGTATTCAAGCG TCCAATGAGACGTCAGATCAAGCACTGCAGGGAAAACTGAAGCAGCTTGCTCGGCAGGCTCTGGACAG ggcAGAGGGACTGAAAGACTCTCTTAGTAAACAGGCAAATCAGGACAAGCCCATCTTCTCCGCATCCAAAGGCCCTGCTCAGGTGAGGCAGTTCTTTCCACTAGGCCCAGACTTCTCTCTTCATGACAAATCACAGCCGGTCCGAGCAGTGCAGTCCAGTGAGCCTCAGGGTCAACGCTACACAGTGGAGGAAATTGAGGTGCTCAG GAAGACCTCGAAGATAAATGGAATTGAATATGTTCCATTCATGAGTGTTGACCTGAGGGAACGTTTTGCTTTTCCTGTTCCATTCTC GGACAAATGTGGAAAACTGGCTCTGTCGCCGAAGCAGAAAGCCATATTCTCACGCTGGGTTCGACCTGATGACATCTGCAATAACCCCACCATGATCTACACTGTGTCCAGCTTCAGCATCAAGCAG ACAGTTGTGTCAGACTGTTCCTTCATTGCCTCATTGGCCATCAGTGCAGCATATGAGAGACGCTACAACAAAAAGTTAATCACAAG CATCATCTACCCACAGAACAGGAAAGGAGAGCCAGAGTATAACCCTTGTGGGAAGTACATGGTGAAACTGCACATTAACGGCGTGCCGAGAAAG gTGATTATTGATGATTTCCTCCCGGTGGATCGCAATGGCGAGCTGCTTTGCTCCTACTCCAGTAATCGCAATGAACTTTGGGTGTCACTCATTGAGAAGGCTTACATGAAGGTCATGGGAGGATATGATTTCCCAGGCTCCAATTCT AATATTGATTTGCACGCTCTCACTGGCTGGATCCCAGAGCGTATCGCTATGCACTCAGACAATCAGtcctttaacaaagatgacactTTCCGCATGCTTTACCAGAG GTTTCACAGAGGAGATGTTCTCATCACCACAGCGACAGGGGTCATGACTGAGGAGGAGGGGGAGAAGTGGGGTTTAGTGCCCACCCATGCATACGCTGTCCTAGACATCAGGGAACACAAG GGTAAACGCTTCCTCCAGCTGAAGAACCCATGGAGCCATCTCAGGTGGAAAGGGCGATATAGCGAACGTGACGAGAAGAACTGGACACCAGATCTTCTCAAATACCTCAATTTTGACCCCAAAACGGCACAGAAGTTTGACAATG GTGTATTTTGGATCATCTGGGAAGACTTGTGCCAGTATTACGACGTCATCTATTTGAGCTGGAGTCCAGCACTGTTTAAAGAATCCTCATGCATTCACAG TAGCTGGGATGGGAAACAGGGACCAGTGAAAGATGCCTACAGCTTGGCCAATAATCCTCAGTACAAGCTGGAAGTGCAGTGTCCTCAAGGGGGCGCTGCAGTATGGGTTCTACTCAACAGACACATCACTGACAAG GACGACTTTGCTCAAAACCGGGAGTTTATTACATTAGTAGTTTACAAGACCAATGGAAAGAAAGTCTATTATCCAG CTGAACCTCCTCCCTACATTGATGGCATCAGGATCAACAGTCCCCACTACTTAACCAAGATCAAGCTGACTAGTCCAGGAACTCACGCCTTCACACTGGTGGTCTCTCAGTATGAGAAACAAAACACCATCAACTACACATTAAGG GTGTACTCGGTATGCAAGTTTAATTTCTCCAAAATCCCAACACCCTTCACCCAGACCAAAAGA ATAAATGGGCAGTGGAAGGGGGCCAGTGCTGGAGGTTGTGGAAACTATAGAGATACCTTCAAGAACAACCCCATATGCCAGTTCAGCATGGACAAAGCAGGCCCTCTGCTAATCGAACTCCGTGGCTCCAG GCAGTACAGCGTGGGCTTTGAGGTGGTGACCGTATCTTCTGCAGGGGAATCTGGATCATCAGAAAAAAGAGGGAGTGGAGATTACAG